One part of the Macrobrachium rosenbergii isolate ZJJX-2024 chromosome 3, ASM4041242v1, whole genome shotgun sequence genome encodes these proteins:
- the LOC136850692 gene encoding tropomyosin Tod p 1.0102-like, translated as MEKETLHQDLQQMENSRREMQVTINKLNGDLEKLRQENGRKQNHIESLNRQNENKTLKINDLEDELQVLTTQKQMAHENSEQLDRCKIEIAEKKEELEKLKEQNLQKNREILQLQNECTQKQKEVICLLKESKTVVAEKPKANGKLNEMTRRRVRLEFELAAAKEELETMEFEKMETTLKLERLQEETLAKDTKIRSLETKVKVLKGGKASEEIKGHNLIHKENEACRREKSKIKMVPQEQPTSERKVGEKKALDKTRCLRKPHINCKAIYRQMDSIEEELRQIMALQRPSTGTKRHSKDPTKTPPNTKPLNRKEMHQKMRLESAVKL; from the coding sequence ATGGAGAAGGAGACTTTGCATCAAGATCTACAGCAAATGGAAAATAGCAGAAGAGAAATGCAAGTCACAATAAACAAGCTAAACGGGGACTTGgagaaacttcgacaagagaatGGTAGGAAGCAGAATCACATTGAAAGTCTGAACAGGCAAAACGAGAACAAGACCTTGAAGATCAACGATTTGGAAGACGAGTTGCAAGTCCTTACCACTCAGAAACAGATGGCCCATGAAAATTCGGAACAGCTAGACCGATGTAAGATAGAAATTGCtgagaaaaaggaagaactgGAAAAGCTTAAAGAACAGAACTTGCAGAAGAATAGAGAGATCCTCCAACTGCAAAATGAGTGCACCCAGAAACAAAAGGAAGTCATATGCTTGTTAAAAGAATCTAAGACTGTTGTAGCAGAAAAACCGAAGGCCAATGGAAAGCTGAACGAAATGACGAGGAGGAGAGTTCGGCTAGAATTCGAACTGGCTGCGGCGAAGGAAGAACTAGAGACGATGGAGTTCGAAAAGATGGAGACGACCTTGAAACTCGAACGACTCCAAGAAGAGACCTTGGCTAAGGATACGAAGATCAGATCCTTGGAAACGAAAGTCAAAGTTCTTAAAGGAGGAAAGGCAAGTGAAGAAATTAAAGGTCATAATCTGATACACAAGGAAAACGAAGCGTGCAGAAGAGAGAAGAGTAAGATTAAAATGGTGCCTCAAGAACAACCTACATCAGAGAGGAAAGTTGGGGAGAAAAAGGCTTTGGATAAAACTCGATGTCTGAGGAAGCCCCACATCAACTGCAAAGCCATCTACCGACAAATGGACAGCATCGAGGAAGAACTTCgccaaataatggcattgcaaCGACCTTCAACTGGCACCAAGAGGCACTCAAAAGACCCGACTAAAACTCCACCAAATACGAAGCCcctaaatagaaaggaaatgcATCAGAAAATGAGGCTGGAATCTGCAGTCAAACTATGA